A window from Physeter macrocephalus isolate SW-GA chromosome 11, ASM283717v5, whole genome shotgun sequence encodes these proteins:
- the LOC102992761 gene encoding kidney mitochondrial carrier protein 1-like: MLHALVRTGREEGLKGLYSGIAPAMLLQASYGTIKTGAYQSLKRLFVERLEDETLLINVVCGILSGVISSTIDNPTDVLKIRMQAQNSTLQGGMIGNFIHIYQQEGTTGLWEGVSLTAQRAAIVVGVELPVYDLTKKHLILSGLMGDNVYTHFLSSFTCGLAGALASNTVDVVRTRMMNQRVLRDGRCPGYTGSLDCLLETWKNEGFFALYKGFWPNWSRLGPWNIIFFVTYEQLKKLDL; the protein is encoded by the coding sequence ATGTTGCATGCATTAGTGAGGACAGGCAGAGAGGAAGGCCTGAAAGGACTGTATTCAGGGATTGCTCCTGCAATGTTGCTCCAGGCTTCCTATGGCACCATCAAGACAGGCGCCTACCAGAGCCTGAAGCGGTTATTTGTCGAGCGCCTGGAAGATGAAACCCTTCTGATAAATGTGGTCTGTGGAATTCTCTCTGGAGTCATATCCTCAACCATTGATAATCCAACTGATGTTTTGAAAATTCGGATGCAAGCACAAAATAGCACCCTTCAAGGAGGAATGATAGGCAACTTCATTCACATTTACCAGCAAGAGGGAACAACAGGACTTTGGGAGGGCGTGTCCCTTACTGCTCAGAGGGCCGCTATTGTTGTTGGTGTGGAGCTGCCGGTCTACGACCTCACCAAGAAGCATCTGATTCTCTCGGGCTTGATGGGAGACAATGTGTATACCCATTTCCTCTCAAGCTTCACCTGTGGGCTGGCGGGGGCCCTGGCTTCAAACACTGTTGATGTGGTGAGAACACGTATGATGAATCAGAGAGTCCTTCGAGATGGCAGATGCCCTGGCTACACAGGTTCCCTGGATTGTTTGTTAGAGACATGGAAGAATGAAGGGTTTTTTGCTCTATATAAAGGGTTTTGGCCAAATTGGTCGAGACTTGGTCCctggaatattattttctttgtgacatatGAGCAGCTGAAGAAATTGGATTTGTGA